The following DNA comes from Brassica oleracea var. oleracea cultivar TO1000 chromosome C5, BOL, whole genome shotgun sequence.
TTGATAGTTTACTAAATACCACTAGTGAACCATGTGGATTTTGATATCTTAACCATCTCCCTCTTCAAACTTCATGCAAAATTTCAGAATCTGCTCAACATTCTCTTAATTACTTTGTAGGAAGAGTAGATATGTAGATCCAAGGACTAGAACCAAACCCAGAACTTTCTCTCTCCTTGTCCTTTCCACAAGCATATAACTTCATGCCTAGTTGTTTTTGTGTTCAGTAGTCCATTATTTCCATGGAGCCCACACTATAGTGCTTACAGATTGATCACACACACACACAAGCATGTATAATATATGTGTATTTTCATATTTTGATTCTTGTGGTTTGTTGTACAGTGATGGATCTGAAAAATTCTTTAAGATTCTTTTGTTTACTTACACAAGGATTTGTTTTGTTTCGATGCAGTGAGGAGAGGGAATCTCAAAAATGTCGGATCTTCAAGCACCGCTCGTAAGGCCCAAGAGAAAGAAGACATGGGTCGACTACTTCGTCAAGTTCAGATGGATCATCGTCATCTTCGTCGTCCTCCCAATCTCAGCCACGCTCTACTTCCTCATCTACCTCGGAGACATGTGGTCAGAGTCCAAATCCTACGAGAAACGCCGCAAGGAACACGACCAGAACGTCGCCAAAGTCATCAAACGCCTCAAGGAGAGAGACGCCGCCAAGGACGGACTCGTCTGCACCGCGCGCAAGCCTTGGATCGCCGTCGGGATGAGGAACGTCGACTACAAGAGAGCGCGACACTTCGAGGTAGACTTGGGAGAGTTCCGCAACATCCTAGAGATCAACAAGGAGAAAATGATCGCTAGAGTTGAGCCTCTCGTCAACATGGGACAGATCTCTCGCGCTACCGTCCCCATGAACCTCTCTCTCGCTGTTGTCGCTGAGCTTGATGATCTCACCGTTGGTGGACTCATTAACGGTTACGGTATTGAAGGAAGCTCTCACCTCTACGGTCTCTTTGCAGATACCGTCGTGGCTTACGAGATTGTTCTAGCTGGTGGTGAACTTGTCCGTGCTACTAAGGATAACGAGTACTCTGATCTCTTCTACGCGATCCCTTGGTCTCAAGGAACTCTCGGGCTCCTTGTTGCAGCCGAGATCAAGCTTATACCGGTTAAGGAGTACATGAGACTCACTTACATACCGGTTAAAGGAGATCTTCAAACCTTAGCTCAAGGCTACATGGACTCATTCGCGCCTAAAGATGGAGACACGTCGAAGATCCCTGACTTCGTCGAAGGCATGGTTTACAATCCGACGGAAGGTGTGATGATGGTTGGAACATACGCGTCTAAAGAAGAGGCCAAGAAGAAAGGGAACAAGATCAACAACGTTGGGTGGTGGTTCAAGCCGTGGTTCTACCAGCACGCGCAGACCGCGCTGAAGAAGGGGGAGTTTGTTGAGTATATTCCTACTCGTGAGTACTACCATAGGCACACGAGGTGCTTGTACTGGGAAGGGAAGCTGATTCTTCCTTTTGGTGATCAGTTTTGGTTTAGGTTCCTCTTTGGTTGGTTGATGCCTCCAAAGGTCTCTCTTCTTAAGGCCACTCAAGGTGAAGCTATCAGAAACTATTACCATGATATGCATGTGATTCAGGACATGCTTGTTCCTCTTTACAAGGTTGGTGATGCTCTCGAATGGGTCCACCGCGAAATGGAGGTAAAATAAAATCCCTTTGGGCCTAAGCCCGTAATCCTCTCAGGCCCAAAATTATAACATTTAATATTAGTTTCGTCACTCAAACTGGGTTGTATCCTTTTTCAGGTGTATCCGATTTGGCTTTGCCCGCACAAGCTCTACAAGGCACCAATCAAACAGCAGATTTACCCTGAGCCAGGTTTTGAGTACGAGAGGAGACAAGGAGACACTGAAGATGCTCAGATGTACACTGACGTTGGAGTGTACTACGCACCAGGTCCTGTCCTAAGAGGTGAAGAGTTTGATGGATCGGAAGCTGTGCGTAAGATGGAGAAATGGCTGATAGAGAACGGCGGGTTCCAGCCTCAGTACGCTGTGTCTGAGCTTGATGAGAAGAGCTTCTGGAGGATGTTTGATGGTGACTTGTACGAGCATTGCCGCAAGAAGTATAGAGCAGTTGGAACGTTCATGAGTGTTTACTACAAGTCGAAGAAAGGAAGGAAGACTGAGAAAGAAGTTAGAGAAGCAGAGCAAGCTCATCTCGAAACAGCTTATGCTGAGGCAGATTAAGTTATATGAGAATGTGGGGTTCGAGAGAGACTTGAGAGAGTATTATTATTGTTATGGGTGGTAGTGTTTCTTTTGTTTTGTTTGTTATGTGTTTCCAGTTTTCAGTTTAGTATTGTCTTTGATGATGCTTATTGTTGTTGTTGCTTGCTATGGTTTTACTTATGATTTGAATGGATTTAGATTTTGATATTTGGATTTGCTTTTTAGACTTTTGGTTTGAGATCTTTTGGGTAGGGGGATTAGGGCTGGAATTTTGACCAGAAATTTTTGGTTTAAAGTTACATGTTTGGTTACAAATTCGGTTCAGTTTGGTCAAGTTTTTTCTTTTAAAGTTTGGTTATCAGAGTTGGTATGATATTCAATTAGTCTGGTTTTTAAATTTATTGGTTTATGTATTTTAATAGATTTTAAAATCCAAAACAAGTTTAGTGTTATTGTTTTTTTGATTTTAAAATTCATATTCAAATCCAATGTTATTGGTTATATGAATTTAACTAAACCAAATACAATGTGAAATCTATATAAACTAATATTCCCCCTCAAGATGGAGCGTAGATATTGATAAACTCCATCTTGCTTAAGATATGTCGGAAGGGACCTGGATAGAGAGGTTTAGTTCGAATATCGACAAGCTGATTATCCGAACGAACACAGAGAGTTTGGATCATTCCTGAGATGATTCGTTCGCGGACAATATGACAATCACGCTCAACGTGTTTGGTCTGCTCATGAAAGACGGTGTTGTTAGCGATGTGTATGGCAGCAATGTTGTCATAGTAAAGAGGAGTGCGACCAGGATGAACAACCCAAAGGTCTTCAAGAAGATTAAGAAACCATATCACTTCGCGAACAGCTTTAGACATAGCTCGATACACGGACTCCGCAGATGAGCATGAAACTGTAGCTTGTTTGTTTGACTTCCAAGCAATGAGAGCAGAACCAACAAACATACACAATCTAGAAACGCTGCAACGAGTATCAGGACAAGAGCTCCAGGAAGCATCAACAAAAGCAAAGAGTCGCATATCAGAGTTGGAGGAATAGAAAAGACCTTGGCCAACTGTTCCTTTCAGGTAATGTAAGACTTTGTATGCTGTGTGAAGATGAGGAGCAAGAGGGAGAGCTGCGAACTGACACAATCGATGAATTGCAAACGTAATGTCAGGTCGGGTAAATGTCAAGTACAGAAGCTTCCCTATCAATCGACGATACACTTCAGGGTTTTCAAGTAAAGCACCATCTTCTGTAGACAGTTTAACGCTAGGGTCCATAGGTATTGAGGCTGGTTTGCAACCAAGTAAGTTGGTCTCGGTCAAAAGATCCAAATTGTATTTTCGTTGACATAGAGTAATTCCAGTAGATGAATGAGCAATCTCAAGCCCCAAGAAATATCGAAGTGTACCTAAGTCTCTGAGTTTAAAAGAAGCTTCAAGAGCTGTCTTTAAGAGCGTCGTGGCATGATCACAACTACTGGCAATTATAATATCATCAACATAGACTAAGACAGCCATGTAAACATTGCCAGAATTCTTGATGAAAAGTGTATGATCCCCAAAAGAAGTCTTGAATCCTAACTGATGTAAAGCAGCTGAGAATTTCAAGAACCATTGGCGAGAGGCTTGTTTGAGTCCATATAGGGACTTCTTGAGCTTGCAGACTGCGTTGGGTGGGAAAGATTCCCCCTGTCTTGGAGAGTAACCAGGTGGAAGAGTCATATATATTTTCTCTTCTAAATCTCCATTGAGGAATGCATTTGATATGTCTAGTTGAGAGAGAGACCAACCCTTTGCAGCTGCAACAGCAATAAGAAGTTTCACAGTAGCTAACTTGGCCACAGGAGAGAAGGTTTCAACATAATCCAAGCCCTTTTGTTGAGTGTATCCTTTAGCAACGAGGTGTGCTTTATATTGCTCAAGAGTTCCATCAGCATTAAGTTTGATTTTGAAAACCCACTTACAACCCACTGCTTTCTTCCCTGCTGGTAAAGAACAAACGATCCATGTCTTATTATCTTCAAGAGCAGTAATTTCAATACCCATAGCATCACACCATTCCTTGATCGTGCGAGCTTGAGCATAAGAAGAAGGCTCATGGATGCTATTGAGAGCATTAATGAATATCATGCAAGGATCCGAGAGAGCAGCATAAGACAGTACATTAGACATATGATGTTATGTCGAAGAAACTGCAGAGGAGCATTGATAGTCTTGAAGATGGCGTGGTGGTTTAGAAACCCTCTTTGTGGGAACAAAGACCTCACGAGGAATAACTTGAGTGGTAGAGCAAGATGCAGGCGCATATGGCTCTGTAGGAATAGAAAGCCGGGGAAAGAAATCTTCATAACCAGTAGGCATAGATGATTGAATATATGGAAACAATGCTTCGTGAAAAACCACATTTCGAGATATGAAAACAGTGTTGCTTTGCAGATCAAGCAGCTTATAACCCTTGTAGCCTGGAGGATAGCCAAGAAACACACAAGCACGAGCTCTATCTTGGAATTTGTGACGTTGTTTAGGAGAGGTACTTGCATAACAGAGGCACCCAAATGTCTTTAGGTGAGAGTAATGTGGGAGCTTGCTAGTAAGCATCTCATAAGGAGTCTTGTTGGAGATGACTTGGGAGGGTGTTCGGTTGATGAGGAAAACCGAAGTAAGAATACAATCACCCCACAAGCTTAGTAGAACGCCAGACTGGAACATCAGTGCACGAGCTACATTAAGTATATGCTGGTGCTTCCTCTCAACTACGGCGTTCTGCTCAGGGGTTTCTGCACAAGAGTGGTAGGAGACAATGCCTTTGGCTTTATACAAAACTTCAAAGTGTAGTTCAGGTGCGTTTTCTGAGCGTACTGATTTTACTTGAGTAGAATACTGAGTTTCAATCATTTTAATGAAGTCTGGAAACACAGTAAGAATGTCACTTTTCAATTTGAGTAAGTAGACCCAAGTAACTCGTGTGTGGTCATCGACTATTGTGAGGAAATAACGATAACCCTCTTGTGTTGGATCAGAGAAGGGACGCCAAACATCAATGTGAAGTAAATCAAAAGGATGGGAGCAAAGCTTAGGATTCAGTGTGTATGTTAACTTCTTTTGTTTAGCTCGATGGCAGATATCACAATGTAAAGATCCTTTATTCTTAGCTTTTGAAAATCCAAGCACATCATGGAGAAACTCTAGTCTTTTAAAAGAAGTATGACAAAAATGCTGATGCCAAACATAAGCATCAACAACATTATTCGAATGAAAAGCAGACATATCCAAATCAGTAGATCCACTTTCTTCAAGATCCAGAACGTACAAGTTTGCGGTCCGTCTACCTTTGCCAATCATCGACCCCTTGGAATGATCCTGCATTTCAAAACATCCAGAATCAAAGATTACGCGGGCACCAAGATCTGAAGTTAAACAGCTGATACTCAAGAGATTCAAACTGAACTCCGGTATAAAGAGGACATGCTCAAGGTCAGGGTCTTAGTGAGCACTATATTGCCCACACCACCAACTTTGATTGTGGAACCATTAGGAAGATTCACAAGAGGATGGACAGATGTATCAAGAGTGGTAAATGCACTATGATCATGAGAAACATGATGTGCAGCACCGGAGTCAATAATCCATGTTTGTTGATCAGTAACACAATTAGCGAAGCTCAAAAGACCAACAAAGCGAAAAGTGGAGGAAGAGAATGAGATACCAGAAGGATCATGCTGTTGGACTGCAGATACATAGACTGACTCAGACGGTTTAGTCTGAAGTTGAGAGCTAAAGTAAGCTATGAAGTTCTGAATCTGGTCCTTGTTCAGCTGACCAACGAGATTATCCAAGCCAAAGACCGGAAAATACTGAGCGGAGACGTTAGCAGCCACTGCAGCAGACTTGGATTTATCATAACCTGGTTTACCTTTCTTCCAGCCAACAAGGTAACCGTGCAACTTATAGCAACGATCAATGGTATGACCCGTGTTATCCCAGTGAGAACATATTGCACTGGATTTCTTGTGAAAAGCCTTCAACACTCTAGATTGTGAGTTGTTTTGATCACCAGGTGGAGCTGTGTTAGCAGACGAGGACAGTGCGGAGGACTGAGAAGAGTCATGACTAACATGAAATGCAGTAGGAGCAATCACAGAGTTAAACTGACGTTGACTGTCATCTTGATCAAGGATGTTGCAAATCTCATCAAGATCAGGTAAGAGATTCTTCATAATTATTTGACTGCGAATGATAGAGTAATTCTCATTCAAGCCAGATAAAAACTTTATGATACGGCCCCTCTCAACCTTTACCTTAGCAGAACGTTGACTGACACAGTTGAATGTGTTACAACACAAGCA
Coding sequences within:
- the LOC106295235 gene encoding delta(24)-sterol reductase — its product is MSDLQAPLVRPKRKKTWVDYFVKFRWIIVIFVVLPISATLYFLIYLGDMWSESKSYEKRRKEHDQNVAKVIKRLKERDAAKDGLVCTARKPWIAVGMRNVDYKRARHFEVDLGEFRNILEINKEKMIARVEPLVNMGQISRATVPMNLSLAVVAELDDLTVGGLINGYGIEGSSHLYGLFADTVVAYEIVLAGGELVRATKDNEYSDLFYAIPWSQGTLGLLVAAEIKLIPVKEYMRLTYIPVKGDLQTLAQGYMDSFAPKDGDTSKIPDFVEGMVYNPTEGVMMVGTYASKEEAKKKGNKINNVGWWFKPWFYQHAQTALKKGEFVEYIPTREYYHRHTRCLYWEGKLILPFGDQFWFRFLFGWLMPPKVSLLKATQGEAIRNYYHDMHVIQDMLVPLYKVGDALEWVHREMEVYPIWLCPHKLYKAPIKQQIYPEPGFEYERRQGDTEDAQMYTDVGVYYAPGPVLRGEEFDGSEAVRKMEKWLIENGGFQPQYAVSELDEKSFWRMFDGDLYEHCRKKYRAVGTFMSVYYKSKKGRKTEKEVREAEQAHLETAYAEAD